From Lysinibacillus sp. SGAir0095, the proteins below share one genomic window:
- a CDS encoding DUF1146 family protein, with product MEVYQTLGFQAILGLISHIIFIGITFYALQAFRLEQLFKKGKVFQIQLIYILLSIAVGSAVSNFLLDISTWSKQLPYIFS from the coding sequence ATGGAGGTTTACCAAACTTTAGGTTTTCAAGCGATATTAGGTTTAATTTCCCATATCATTTTTATTGGTATAACTTTTTATGCTCTACAAGCTTTCCGATTAGAACAGTTGTTTAAAAAAGGGAAGGTTTTTCAAATACAGTTAATTTACATCTTATTAAGCATTGCAGTTGGATCTGCAGTTTCCAATTTTTTACTTGATATTTCCACTTGGTCAAAACAATTACCATATATTTTCTCTTAA
- the atpG gene encoding ATP synthase F1 subunit gamma — MANLREIKTRITSTKKTSQMTKAMQMVSASKSKRAESNAKKYVPYMEKVQDVVAAIASGATDASHPMLVSRPVKKTAYLVIGSDRGLAGAYNSSILRQLERTLKERHKSKDEYVIFAVGRVARDYFVKREFNVLDSIVGLPDQPSFSDVKQIARKAVGMFAEGTYDELYMYYNHFVSVISQEVTEKKVLPITDLAPASEGVTASYEFEPSGDAILEVLLPQYAESLIYGALLDGKASEHAARMTAMKTATDNANDIVRELSLVYNRARQAAITQEITEIVGGAAALE; from the coding sequence GTGGCAAACTTACGTGAAATAAAAACGCGTATTACTTCAACAAAGAAAACGAGTCAAATGACGAAAGCCATGCAAATGGTTTCTGCTTCTAAAAGTAAACGTGCAGAGTCAAATGCAAAGAAATATGTTCCTTACATGGAAAAAGTACAAGACGTGGTTGCTGCAATTGCTTCAGGTGCAACTGATGCATCGCATCCAATGTTAGTATCTCGTCCAGTTAAGAAAACGGCTTATCTTGTAATTGGTTCCGACCGTGGTCTTGCAGGTGCTTATAACTCAAGCATCTTACGTCAATTAGAACGTACTTTAAAAGAACGTCATAAGTCAAAAGACGAATACGTGATTTTTGCAGTCGGTCGTGTTGCTCGTGATTATTTCGTAAAACGTGAATTCAACGTATTAGATAGTATTGTTGGTTTACCGGACCAACCTTCATTCTCTGACGTGAAACAAATCGCTCGTAAAGCTGTTGGTATGTTCGCTGAAGGTACATATGATGAACTTTATATGTACTATAACCACTTTGTCAGTGTTATTTCACAAGAAGTTACTGAGAAAAAGGTATTACCTATCACTGATTTAGCTCCAGCTTCAGAAGGCGTAACTGCTTCTTATGAATTCGAACCATCAGGTGATGCAATTCTAGAAGTATTACTTCCACAATACGCTGAAAGCCTAATTTATGGTGCTTTATTAGATGGTAAAGCTAGTGAACATGCTGCTCGTATGACAGCGATGAAAACAGCAACTGATAACGCTAACGATATTGTTAGAGAATTATCACTTGTATATAACCGTGCGCGTCAAGCGGCGATTACACAAGAAATTACAGAAATCGTTGGTGGAGCTGCAGCCCTAGAATAG
- the atpA gene encoding F0F1 ATP synthase subunit alpha: protein MGIKAEEISVLIKKQIENYQSDLEVSEVGTVITVGDGIARAHGLDNCMAGELLEFSNGVMGMAQNLEEGNVGIVILGNYLGIKEGDEVRRTGRIMEVPVGEELIGRVVNPLGQPVDGQGPINTTKTRPIESPAFGVMARKSVHEPLQTGIKAIDALVPIGRGQRELIIGDRQIGKTSIAIDTILNQADQDMICIYVAIGQKESTVRGVVETLRKNGALDYTIVVTASASQPAPLLYLAPYAGVSMAEEFMLQGKHVLIVYDDLSKQAAAYRELSLLLRRPPGREAYPGDVFYLHSRLLERAAKLNETYKNGSITALPFVETQAGDISAYIPTNVISITDGQIFLQADLFHSGVRPAINAGLSVSRVGGSAQIKAMKKVAGTLRLDLAAYRELESFAQFGSDLDKATLAKLERGKRTVEVLKQDLNKPIKVEKQVTILYALTRGFLDDIPVQDIVRFEAELYSWLDVNHTNVLDHIRTTKELASDAEMAAALNEFKKTFAKSE from the coding sequence ATGGGCATCAAGGCTGAAGAAATCAGCGTGCTGATAAAAAAGCAGATTGAAAACTATCAATCTGATCTAGAAGTAAGCGAAGTTGGTACTGTAATCACAGTTGGTGACGGTATTGCTCGTGCTCATGGCCTCGACAACTGCATGGCCGGAGAATTATTAGAGTTCTCTAATGGTGTAATGGGTATGGCTCAAAACCTTGAAGAAGGTAACGTTGGTATCGTTATCTTAGGTAACTACCTAGGCATTAAAGAAGGCGATGAAGTACGTCGAACTGGCCGTATTATGGAAGTACCAGTTGGTGAAGAACTAATTGGTCGCGTTGTTAACCCACTTGGTCAACCAGTGGATGGACAAGGCCCAATCAATACTACAAAAACTCGTCCAATCGAAAGCCCAGCTTTCGGTGTAATGGCTCGTAAATCTGTACACGAACCATTACAAACTGGTATCAAAGCGATTGACGCTCTTGTACCAATCGGTCGTGGTCAACGTGAGTTAATCATCGGTGACCGTCAAATCGGTAAAACTTCAATTGCAATTGACACAATCCTTAACCAAGCAGACCAAGATATGATCTGTATCTATGTTGCGATTGGTCAAAAAGAATCAACTGTTCGTGGTGTTGTTGAAACATTACGTAAGAATGGTGCATTAGATTACACAATCGTAGTAACTGCATCTGCTTCTCAACCAGCTCCATTATTATACCTAGCTCCTTATGCTGGTGTATCTATGGCTGAAGAGTTCATGTTACAAGGTAAACACGTATTAATCGTATATGATGATTTATCTAAACAAGCAGCAGCTTACCGTGAGCTTTCATTATTATTACGTCGTCCTCCAGGTCGTGAAGCTTACCCAGGTGACGTATTCTACTTACACAGTCGTTTATTAGAACGTGCTGCGAAATTAAACGAAACATACAAAAATGGTTCAATTACAGCACTTCCATTCGTTGAGACTCAAGCTGGGGATATCTCTGCATACATCCCAACTAACGTTATCTCAATCACTGATGGACAAATCTTCTTACAAGCAGACCTATTCCACTCAGGTGTACGTCCAGCGATCAACGCCGGTCTTTCTGTATCACGTGTAGGTGGTTCTGCTCAAATCAAAGCGATGAAAAAAGTTGCTGGTACACTACGTCTTGACTTAGCTGCTTACCGTGAGCTTGAATCATTCGCACAATTTGGTTCTGACTTAGATAAAGCAACTCTTGCTAAACTTGAGCGTGGTAAACGTACGGTTGAAGTTCTTAAACAAGACCTTAACAAACCAATCAAAGTTGAAAAGCAAGTAACAATTCTTTACGCTTTAACTCGTGGTTTCCTAGATGATATTCCTGTACAAGATATCGTTCGTTTCGAAGCTGAATTATACAGCTGGTTAGATGTAAACCACACAAACGTTTTAGATCATATTCGCACTACTAAAGAACTTGCATCTGATGCTGAAATGGCAGCTGCTCTTAACGAGTTCAAAAAGACTTTTGCTAAATCAGAATAA
- the murA gene encoding UDP-N-acetylglucosamine 1-carboxyvinyltransferase: MEKIIVTGGQKLRGIVKVEGAKNAVLPILAASLLASKRMNIIKDVPNLADVNTINEVLKSLNADVEYNVEKNEIHINAEKQLSSEAQFEFVSKMRASILVMGSLLARNGYARVALPGGCAIGSRPIELHLKGFEAMGAKISFGHGYVEAKTVDGLKGAEIYLDFPSVGATENIMTAAALAKGTTIIENAAKEPEIVDLANFINGMGGRVIGAGTDTIRVEGVAELHGTTHHIIPDRIEAGTFMVAAAITRGDVFIENAVPEHMSALIAKLREMGVEVIEEGEGLRVRANHPLKAVDLKTMPHPGFPTDMQAQMMALLLTADGTSIITETVFENRFMHVEEFRRMNALAKIEGRTVFIEGPVKLQGAEVSATDLRAAAALILAGLVSEGVTRITKLTHLDRGYVDFHKKLASLGATIERVDDDEILEEEQTMQSEEQVVEI; the protein is encoded by the coding sequence GTGGAGAAAATTATTGTTACGGGAGGCCAAAAGTTACGAGGTATCGTAAAAGTAGAAGGAGCCAAAAATGCCGTACTACCAATCCTAGCTGCTTCATTGTTAGCTTCAAAAAGAATGAATATCATTAAAGACGTTCCAAATTTAGCGGACGTTAATACAATAAATGAAGTACTAAAAAGCTTAAATGCAGATGTAGAATACAACGTAGAAAAAAATGAAATTCACATAAATGCGGAAAAGCAATTATCGAGTGAAGCGCAGTTTGAATTTGTAAGTAAAATGCGTGCTTCTATCCTGGTAATGGGATCACTTTTAGCACGTAATGGATATGCTCGTGTTGCATTACCTGGAGGTTGTGCGATTGGATCACGTCCGATTGAATTACATTTAAAAGGCTTTGAAGCTATGGGTGCCAAAATTTCATTTGGTCATGGTTATGTAGAAGCGAAAACAGTAGATGGTTTAAAAGGTGCTGAAATTTATTTAGACTTCCCAAGCGTAGGGGCGACAGAGAATATTATGACAGCAGCTGCTTTAGCAAAAGGAACTACTATCATCGAAAACGCAGCAAAGGAACCGGAAATTGTTGATTTAGCTAACTTCATTAATGGAATGGGTGGCCGTGTAATCGGTGCAGGGACAGATACAATCCGTGTAGAAGGTGTTGCTGAATTACATGGTACAACTCATCATATCATTCCTGATCGTATTGAAGCAGGAACATTTATGGTTGCCGCAGCAATTACTCGAGGGGATGTCTTCATTGAAAATGCAGTACCTGAGCATATGTCTGCTTTAATTGCAAAATTACGTGAAATGGGCGTAGAAGTAATTGAAGAAGGTGAAGGGCTAAGAGTTCGCGCAAATCATCCATTAAAAGCAGTGGATTTGAAAACAATGCCGCATCCTGGTTTCCCAACAGATATGCAAGCACAAATGATGGCGTTACTCCTTACGGCTGATGGAACAAGTATCATTACTGAAACAGTGTTTGAAAATCGTTTCATGCATGTAGAAGAATTCCGTCGTATGAACGCTTTGGCTAAAATTGAAGGGCGTACTGTGTTCATCGAAGGACCTGTTAAACTACAAGGTGCTGAGGTTTCTGCAACAGATTTGCGTGCAGCTGCAGCTTTAATCTTAGCTGGTCTAGTATCTGAGGGGGTAACACGAATTACGAAGTTAACTCACTTAGATCGTGGATACGTTGATTTCCATAAAAAACTAGCTTCTCTAGGTGCTACCATCGAACGTGTAGATGACGACGAAATTTTAGAAGAAGAGCAAACTATGCAATCTGAAGAACAGGTTGTTGAAATTTAA
- a CDS encoding F0F1 ATP synthase subunit delta, whose product MSSTIANRYAEALFQLALEKQVVAEVNADLEELVKGIETTPELVSLLTTPKFSIDRKKQIVAEVFANANPIVVNTLVLLIEKKRFNEIGNLAESFKQLAAEAQGSAEATVFSTRALTDSEKDEISSSFGKLVGKEKLTITNVIEPSILGGVRVQIGNYIFDNTVASKLENLKRTLVG is encoded by the coding sequence AAAAACAGGTTGTTGCGGAAGTTAACGCTGATTTAGAAGAGTTAGTGAAAGGAATCGAAACAACTCCTGAGTTAGTTTCACTACTTACAACTCCTAAATTCTCAATCGATCGTAAAAAGCAAATTGTAGCTGAAGTTTTTGCTAATGCAAATCCAATCGTGGTAAATACGCTTGTACTTCTTATCGAGAAAAAGCGTTTTAATGAGATTGGAAATTTAGCGGAAAGCTTTAAACAATTAGCAGCAGAAGCACAAGGTTCTGCTGAAGCAACAGTTTTCTCTACTCGTGCACTTACTGATTCAGAAAAAGATGAAATTTCTTCTTCTTTCGGTAAATTAGTGGGCAAAGAAAAACTTACTATTACAAACGTAATCGAACCATCAATTCTTGGTGGAGTTCGTGTTCAAATCGGCAACTACATTTTCGATAACACTGTAGCTAGCAAGCTAGAGAATCTTAAACGTACGTTAGTTGGTTAA
- a CDS encoding F0F1 ATP synthase subunit epsilon: MKTVKVNIVTPDGPVYDSEVAMVIAKTVSGEIGVLPGHIPTVAPLAIGAVTLKKEDGSLERVAVGGGFIEIRPEQISILAPSAELAANIDINRAKESLARAEQRLQKKQDDIDFKRAELALNRAINRISVHEGNM, encoded by the coding sequence ATGAAGACAGTTAAAGTCAATATTGTTACTCCCGACGGCCCAGTATACGATTCAGAAGTCGCAATGGTTATCGCTAAAACAGTTTCAGGTGAAATTGGGGTTCTTCCAGGACATATTCCTACAGTTGCCCCACTTGCAATTGGTGCTGTTACACTTAAAAAAGAAGACGGTTCACTTGAACGTGTAGCCGTTGGTGGTGGTTTCATTGAAATACGTCCTGAACAAATTTCAATATTGGCTCCTTCTGCAGAATTAGCAGCTAATATTGACATTAATCGTGCAAAAGAATCTCTTGCACGTGCAGAACAACGTCTTCAAAAGAAACAAGATGACATCGATTTCAAACGCGCTGAGCTAGCTTTAAACCGTGCGATTAATCGTATCAGCGTTCATGAGGGTAATATGTAA
- the atpD gene encoding F0F1 ATP synthase subunit beta codes for MNIGHVIQVMGPVVDVKFSNGQLPAIYNALTVKIDRPNGEVETLTLEVALHLGDDSVRTIAMSSTDGLQRGAETTDLGKAISVPVGDVTLGRVFNVLGEVIDLGEEIPTEARRDSIHREAPKFDELSTEVQILETGIKVVDLLAPYIKGGKIGLFGGAGVGKTVLIQELINNIAQGHGGISVFAGVGERTREGNDLFHEMSDSGVISKTSMVFGQMNEPPGARMRVALTGLTMAEFFRDEQGQDVLLFIDNIFRFTQAGSEVSALLGRMPSAVGYQPTLATEMGNLQERITSTNKGSVTSIQAIYVPADDYTDPAPATTFAHLDATTNLERKLSEMGIYPAVDPLASTSRALSPEIVGEEHYAVARGVQMTLQRYNELQDIIAILGMDELSDEDKQTVERARRIQFFLSQNFHVAEQFTGQKGSFVHVKDTVRSFKEILEGKYDHLPEDAFRLVGSIEEVVEKAKSMGVEV; via the coding sequence ATGAACATAGGACACGTTATTCAAGTAATGGGTCCGGTTGTTGACGTAAAATTCAGCAACGGTCAATTACCAGCAATCTATAACGCCTTAACTGTTAAGATTGATCGTCCGAATGGAGAAGTTGAAACTTTAACTCTTGAAGTTGCTCTTCACCTTGGTGACGATTCTGTTCGTACAATTGCCATGTCTTCTACTGACGGGTTACAACGTGGAGCAGAAACAACAGATTTAGGTAAAGCAATCTCTGTACCGGTTGGTGATGTAACTTTAGGACGTGTATTCAACGTACTAGGTGAAGTTATCGACTTAGGAGAAGAAATCCCAACAGAAGCTCGCCGTGATTCAATTCACCGCGAAGCGCCAAAATTTGATGAATTATCTACAGAAGTACAAATCCTTGAAACAGGGATCAAAGTAGTAGACTTATTAGCTCCTTATATCAAAGGTGGTAAAATTGGTTTATTCGGTGGTGCCGGTGTAGGTAAAACTGTATTAATTCAAGAGTTAATCAACAACATCGCTCAAGGTCACGGTGGTATCTCTGTATTCGCTGGTGTAGGTGAGCGTACTCGTGAAGGGAACGACTTATTCCACGAGATGAGCGACTCTGGCGTTATCAGCAAAACATCAATGGTATTCGGTCAAATGAATGAGCCACCTGGTGCACGTATGCGTGTTGCTTTAACTGGTCTTACAATGGCTGAATTCTTCCGTGATGAGCAAGGACAAGACGTTCTTTTATTCATCGACAACATCTTCCGTTTCACTCAAGCGGGTTCTGAGGTTTCTGCCCTATTAGGTCGTATGCCTTCTGCGGTAGGTTACCAACCAACTCTTGCTACGGAAATGGGTAACTTGCAAGAACGTATTACTTCAACAAACAAAGGTTCTGTTACATCGATCCAAGCGATTTATGTACCTGCCGATGACTATACTGACCCAGCCCCAGCTACAACTTTCGCTCACTTAGATGCAACAACTAACTTAGAGCGTAAACTATCTGAGATGGGTATCTACCCTGCGGTGGATCCATTAGCTTCAACTTCTCGTGCTTTATCACCTGAAATCGTTGGTGAAGAACACTATGCTGTTGCTCGTGGCGTTCAAATGACGTTACAACGTTATAACGAATTACAAGATATCATCGCCATCTTAGGTATGGATGAGTTATCTGACGAAGATAAGCAAACAGTTGAACGTGCTCGTCGTATTCAATTCTTCTTATCTCAAAACTTCCACGTAGCGGAGCAATTCACTGGTCAAAAAGGATCTTTTGTACACGTAAAAGATACTGTTCGTTCATTCAAGGAAATCCTTGAAGGTAAATACGACCACTTACCAGAAGATGCATTCCGTTTAGTTGGTAGCATTGAAGAGGTAGTAGAAAAAGCGAAAAGCATGGGCGTAGAGGTATAA